The sequence below is a genomic window from Nitrosomonas sp..
CCGCAGCGTCACTTTAACTTTATCCCCATCATTTAGGAAATTGATCAAATTACGCAATTTGATACGATAATCACCTTCATCTGTATTGGGTCTAAACTTGATTTCCTTAATATGTACCTGTTTTTGCTTCAGTTTCGCGTCATGTTTTCGTTTACTTTCCTGATAACGAAACTTACCATAATCCATTAACCTGCATACAGGCGGCTGCGCCGTGGGTGCAATCTCAACCAAGTCGACACCTGCTTCTTCAGCCAATTCATTCGCATCGGCAAGCTTGACTATACCTATTTGTTCTCCATCAACACCGATTACACGCACTTCTGGCACATCTATTTCGTCATTAATGCGCACTGATTTTTCTTGTGCTATGGCAATTCTCCAATAAATTAAAAAGAAAACATTATACCTTTAAAATGACTTCTTCTTTAAGGCGTTCTATCAATTTTGACACAGTCATTTGCCCCAAATCCTGCCCTGCACGATCTCGAACCGAAACTTGACCTGTTTTCACTTCTGCATCGCCCACAATGATCTGATACGGAAGCTTCTGTATACTATGTTCACGGATTTTATAGGTTATTTTCTCATTTCTCAAGTCTTGACTGACTCTGAACCCATTACTGTTAAGTTCATCAGTTATTTTTTTAGCATATTCGATCTGACCCATCGATATATTGAGTACAACAGCTTGCACCGGTGCAAGCCAAAGCGGAAATGCACCCGCATAATTCTCAATGAGTATCCCGATAAACCGCTCAAGCGATCCAAGGATCGCCCGATGCAACATTACTGGCACCTGCCTTGAGTTGTCTTCAGCAACATACTCAGCCCCGAGTCTCTCCGGCATAGAAAAATCCAGCTGCAATGTACCGCACTGCCAAATGCGCCCGATACAATCTTTTAATGAGAATTCTATTTTAGGTCCATAAAACGCCCCTTCGCCCGGCTGCAGCTCCCAATCGAGATCGGCTTCTTCAAGAGCAGCTTCCAATGCGGCTTCTGATCTATCCCATTGAGCATCTGAACCGACTCGTTTATCCGGTCTTGTCGACAATTTAACTAACAGGTCTGTAAACCCAAAATCAGCATAAACAAGTTTTAGTAAATCAATAAATTTTACAACTTCTCCCTGAATTTGATCTTCAGTACAAAAAATATGCGCATCGTCCTGCGTAAATGCTCTTACACGCATTATCCCATGCAATGCACCAGAAGCTTCATTACGATGACATGAACC
It includes:
- the infC gene encoding translation initiation factor IF-3, translating into MRINDEIDVPEVRVIGVDGEQIGIVKLADANELAEEAGVDLVEIAPTAQPPVCRLMDYGKFRYQESKRKHDAKLKQKQVHIKEIKFRPNTDEGDYRIKLRNLINFLNDGDKVKVTLRFRGREMAHQEFGVRLLERIRDDLESHAVVEQFPKMEGRQMVMVLSPKKKDTKPSKAKSDTTDATTPS